In one window of Cupriavidus necator N-1 DNA:
- a CDS encoding type IV pilus twitching motility protein PilT — MDIAQLLAFAVKNKASDLHLSADMPPMVRIHGDMRRINVASMTHKDVHAMVYDIMSDTQRKAYEERLEIDFSFEIAGLSRFRVNAYNTQRGAAAVFRTIPSKVLTLEELRAPAVFADLCMKPRGLVLVTGPTGSGKSTTLAAMVDHRNESDMGHILTVEDPIEFVHSSKKSLINQRELGPHTHSFANALRSALREDPDVILVGELRDLETIRLALTAAETGHLVFGTLHTSSAAKTIDRVVDVFPPEEKDMVRTMLSESLEAVISQTLLKTRDGNGRTAAHEIMIATPAIRHLIRENKIAQMYSMMQTSSGLGMQTLDQCLSDLIKRSVISYNDARAIAKNPDAFMG; from the coding sequence ATGGACATCGCGCAGCTATTGGCTTTCGCTGTCAAGAACAAGGCGTCTGATCTTCATCTCTCCGCGGACATGCCGCCGATGGTGCGGATCCACGGCGACATGCGCCGGATCAACGTCGCCTCGATGACGCACAAGGATGTCCACGCCATGGTGTACGACATCATGAGCGACACCCAGCGCAAGGCCTACGAAGAACGCCTCGAAATCGATTTCTCGTTCGAGATCGCCGGCCTGTCCCGCTTCCGGGTCAATGCCTATAACACCCAGCGCGGCGCCGCCGCGGTGTTCCGTACCATTCCCTCCAAGGTGCTCACGCTCGAAGAGCTGCGCGCGCCCGCGGTGTTTGCCGACCTGTGCATGAAGCCGCGCGGGCTGGTGCTGGTAACGGGCCCGACCGGCTCGGGCAAGTCCACCACGCTGGCGGCGATGGTCGACCATCGCAACGAAAGCGACATGGGCCACATCCTCACGGTGGAGGACCCGATCGAATTCGTGCACAGCTCCAAGAAGAGCCTGATCAACCAGCGCGAGCTGGGGCCGCATACGCATTCGTTTGCCAACGCGCTGCGCTCGGCACTGCGTGAAGACCCGGACGTGATCCTGGTGGGTGAGCTGCGCGACCTGGAAACCATCCGCCTGGCGCTGACCGCGGCCGAGACCGGCCACCTGGTCTTCGGCACGCTGCACACCAGCTCCGCGGCCAAGACCATCGACCGGGTGGTCGATGTGTTCCCGCCCGAAGAGAAGGACATGGTGCGCACCATGCTGTCGGAATCGCTGGAGGCGGTGATCTCGCAGACGCTGCTGAAGACGCGCGACGGCAATGGCCGCACCGCCGCGCACGAGATCATGATCGCCACGCCCGCGATCCGCCACCTGATCCGCGAGAACAAGATCGCGCAGATGTACTCGATGATGCAGACCAGCAGCGGGCTGGGCATGCAGACGCTGGACCAGTGCCTGTCTGACCTGATCAAGCGCAGCGTCATCAGCTACAACGACGCGCGCGCCATCGCGAAGAACCCCGACGCGTTCATGGGCTGA
- a CDS encoding YggS family pyridoxal phosphate-dependent enzyme translates to MSVIAANLQAVHQRIAAAAQQAGRQPTDIALLAVSKTVSPDRIRAAYAAGQLAFGENYVQEGVDKIAALADLRHRLQWHFIGPLQSNKTRLVAEHFDWVHAVDRLRIAERLSAQRPAGMAALQVCIQVNISGEASKSGVAPAEVPALAHTVAALPGLRLRGLMAIPEPEDDLAAQRRPFAAMRAMLQALRADGLDLDTLSMGMSGDMEAAIAEGATLVRIGTAIFGARQYP, encoded by the coding sequence ATGTCTGTAATTGCCGCCAACTTGCAAGCCGTTCACCAGCGCATCGCGGCGGCCGCACAACAAGCCGGCAGACAGCCCACGGACATCGCCCTGCTGGCCGTTTCCAAGACCGTTTCCCCCGACCGCATAAGGGCCGCATACGCCGCCGGACAGCTTGCCTTCGGCGAAAACTACGTCCAGGAAGGCGTCGACAAGATCGCCGCGCTGGCCGACCTGCGCCACCGCCTGCAATGGCATTTCATCGGTCCGCTGCAAAGCAACAAGACCCGGCTGGTGGCGGAGCATTTCGACTGGGTGCACGCCGTCGACCGGCTCAGGATCGCCGAGCGGCTGTCGGCCCAGCGCCCGGCCGGCATGGCGGCGCTGCAGGTCTGCATCCAGGTCAATATCAGCGGCGAAGCCAGCAAGAGCGGCGTCGCCCCGGCAGAGGTACCCGCCCTGGCACATACCGTCGCCGCGCTGCCCGGCCTGCGTCTGCGCGGGCTGATGGCCATCCCCGAGCCTGAGGACGACCTCGCCGCGCAGCGCCGCCCGTTCGCGGCCATGCGCGCCATGCTGCAGGCGCTGCGCGCCGACGGCCTGGACCTCGACACCCTGTCGATGGGCATGTCGGGCGACATGGAAGCCGCCATCGCCGAGGGCGCCACGCTGGTGCGGATCGGCACCGCCATTTTTGGAGCGCGCCAGTACCCGTAG
- the proC gene encoding pyrroline-5-carboxylate reductase — MLDTLTFGFLGGGNMATALIGGLIARGVPAGSIRVVDPFPEAQQRLARDLGVHAAGAPDAAFGASDVLVLAVKPQQFRDAAAQLLPILPASGKGNLVISVAAGIRLQDMQRWLDGRTRLVRAMPNTPALAGMGMTGLAAPAGLSAEDRAIASAVAEAVGKCVWVDGDDQIDAVTAISGSGPAYVFYFIEAMERAATELGLTAEQGRELAVETFRGAATLAGQSSEPVSTLRERVTSKGGTTYAALTSMEASGIGDAFVRAMRAAAARGKEMGAEFGKD, encoded by the coding sequence ATGCTCGATACCCTTACCTTTGGCTTTCTCGGCGGCGGCAACATGGCCACCGCACTGATCGGCGGCCTGATCGCCCGCGGCGTGCCGGCCGGCTCGATCCGCGTGGTCGACCCCTTCCCCGAGGCCCAGCAACGCCTGGCGCGCGACCTCGGCGTGCATGCCGCCGGGGCGCCGGATGCCGCCTTCGGCGCCAGCGACGTGCTGGTGCTGGCAGTCAAGCCGCAGCAGTTCCGCGACGCCGCGGCGCAGCTGCTGCCGATCCTGCCGGCCAGCGGCAAGGGCAACCTGGTGATCAGCGTGGCCGCCGGCATCCGGCTGCAGGACATGCAGCGCTGGCTGGACGGGCGCACCCGGCTGGTGCGGGCGATGCCGAATACGCCGGCGCTGGCTGGCATGGGCATGACGGGGCTGGCCGCCCCGGCCGGGCTGTCGGCCGAAGACCGCGCGATTGCCAGCGCCGTGGCCGAGGCCGTCGGCAAATGCGTGTGGGTGGATGGGGATGACCAGATCGATGCGGTCACCGCCATTTCCGGCAGTGGGCCGGCCTATGTCTTCTACTTTATCGAGGCAATGGAACGCGCTGCCACGGAGCTGGGCCTTACCGCGGAGCAAGGCCGCGAACTGGCGGTGGAGACCTTCCGTGGCGCTGCTACCCTGGCCGGGCAGTCTTCCGAGCCGGTGTCAACGCTGCGTGAGCGCGTGACGTCCAAGGGCGGCACCACCTATGCGGCGCTGACGTCGATGGAGGCTTCGGGAATTGGTGACGCGTTCGTGCGCGCGATGCGTGCCGCCGCAGCGCGGGGCAAGGAGATGGGGGCGGAGTTCGGGAAGGATTGA
- the ubiA gene encoding 4-hydroxybenzoate octaprenyltransferase: protein MLERLSLYARLVRIDKPIGTLLLLWPTLWAMWMAAGGPPAWGLFWIFVAGTFLMRSAGCAINDWADRDFDKHVKRTRERPLTAGKIAAWEALAVAAVLALVAFALVLPLNALTKWLAVVAAVVAGTYPFFKRFFAIPQAYLGIAFGFGIPMAFAAIQDQVPPVAWMMLLANVFWAVAYDTAYAMVDRDDDLLIGMKTSAITFGRFDVAAIMLCYAAFLALMAWAGVLLGLGWPYWVGLVAAAGCAGYHYTLIRDRDRMRCFAAFRHNNWLGACVFAGTAVAYAIR, encoded by the coding sequence ATGCTTGAACGCCTTTCCCTCTACGCGCGCCTGGTGCGCATCGACAAGCCGATCGGCACGCTGCTGCTGCTGTGGCCGACGCTGTGGGCCATGTGGATGGCCGCGGGCGGGCCGCCGGCATGGGGGCTGTTCTGGATCTTCGTGGCGGGCACCTTCCTGATGCGCTCGGCTGGCTGCGCCATCAACGACTGGGCCGACCGCGACTTCGACAAGCACGTCAAGCGCACAAGGGAGCGGCCGCTGACCGCGGGCAAGATCGCCGCATGGGAAGCGCTGGCCGTGGCCGCCGTGCTGGCGCTGGTGGCCTTTGCGCTGGTGCTGCCGCTCAATGCGCTGACCAAATGGCTGGCGGTGGTGGCGGCGGTGGTGGCGGGCACTTACCCGTTCTTCAAGCGCTTCTTTGCGATTCCGCAGGCTTATCTTGGCATCGCGTTTGGCTTTGGTATCCCGATGGCCTTTGCCGCGATCCAGGACCAGGTGCCGCCGGTGGCGTGGATGATGCTGCTGGCCAATGTGTTCTGGGCGGTGGCGTATGACACGGCGTATGCGATGGTCGATCGCGACGACGATCTCCTGATCGGCATGAAGACTTCAGCCATTACCTTTGGCCGCTTCGACGTGGCGGCGATCATGCTCTGCTACGCTGCCTTCCTGGCGCTGATGGCGTGGGCGGGGGTGCTGCTGGGGCTGGGGTGGCCTTACTGGGTGGGGCTGGTGGCGGCGGCGGGTTGCGCCGGGTATCACTACACGCTGATTCGCGATCGGGACCGGATGCGGTGTTTCGCGGCGTTCCGGCATAACAACTGGCTGGGGGCTTGTGTGTTTGCGGGGACGGCGGTGGCTTATGCGATTCGGTGA
- a CDS encoding Dps family protein: MAKKNEMSVNIGISDKDRKKIAEGLSKLLADTYTLYLKTHNFHWNVTGPMFNTLHLMFETQYTELALAVDSIAERIRALGYPAPGTYKEYARLSSIAEEEGVPEATDMIRKLVEGQEAVVRTARSLFPVIDAAGDEPSADLLTQRMQTHEKTAWMLRAMLA; the protein is encoded by the coding sequence ATGGCAAAGAAGAATGAGATGAGCGTGAATATCGGTATTTCCGACAAGGACCGCAAGAAGATCGCGGAAGGCCTGTCCAAGCTGCTGGCGGACACCTACACCCTCTACCTCAAGACCCATAACTTCCACTGGAACGTGACGGGTCCCATGTTCAATACGCTGCATCTGATGTTCGAGACCCAGTACACCGAGCTGGCGCTCGCCGTGGACTCGATCGCCGAGCGTATCCGCGCGCTGGGCTACCCGGCACCGGGCACCTACAAGGAATACGCCCGCCTGTCGTCGATCGCGGAGGAAGAGGGCGTGCCCGAGGCCACCGACATGATCCGCAAGCTGGTCGAAGGCCAGGAAGCCGTGGTGCGCACCGCGCGCTCGCTCTTCCCGGTGATCGACGCCGCCGGCGACGAGCCGTCGGCCGACCTGCTGACCCAGCGCATGCAGACGCATGAAAAGACCGCGTGGATGCTGCGCGCGATGCTGGCCTGA
- a CDS encoding catalase: MSKKDTLTTAAGVPVADNQNSQTAGPRGPMLLQDVWFLEKLAHFDREVIPERRVHAKGSGAYGTLRITHDITRYTKASVFAQVGKETPLFIRFSTVAGERGAADAERDVRGFSIKFYTDEGNWDVVGNNTPVFFVRDPLKFPDFIHTQKRNPRTNLRDPIAVWDFWSRHPESLHQVTILMSDRGLPQNYRQIHGFGSHTYSFINANNERFWVKFHFKSQQGIANWTNEEAAKVVATDRESAQRDLFENIEQGNFPRWNLRVQVMPEADAAKYHINPFDLTKVWPHKDYPLIDVGVLELNRNPDNYFAEVEQVAMNPANIVPGIGFSPDKMLQGRLFSYGDTQRYRLGINHNQIPVNAPKCPFHNSFHRDGAMRVDGNQGGKLNYEPNRESAYAASERAIEPPLALDGAADHWDHRVDPDYYSQPGALFRLFDEGQRQRLFANVAAAMQGVPEAIVRVQLEHFTKADPAYGEGVKRALNLK, encoded by the coding sequence ATGAGCAAGAAGGACACCCTTACCACTGCCGCCGGCGTACCCGTCGCCGATAACCAGAACTCGCAGACGGCAGGCCCGCGCGGCCCGATGCTGCTGCAGGATGTCTGGTTCCTCGAAAAGCTGGCCCACTTCGACCGCGAGGTCATCCCCGAGCGGCGCGTGCATGCCAAGGGCTCCGGCGCCTATGGCACGCTCAGGATCACCCACGACATCACCAGGTACACCAAGGCTTCGGTCTTTGCCCAGGTCGGCAAGGAAACGCCGCTGTTCATCCGCTTCTCGACCGTGGCCGGCGAACGCGGCGCGGCCGATGCCGAGCGCGACGTGCGCGGTTTCTCGATCAAGTTCTACACCGACGAAGGCAACTGGGACGTGGTCGGCAATAACACCCCAGTGTTCTTCGTGCGCGACCCGCTCAAATTCCCGGACTTTATCCACACGCAGAAGCGGAATCCGCGCACCAACCTGCGCGACCCGATCGCGGTGTGGGACTTCTGGTCGCGCCATCCGGAATCGCTGCACCAGGTCACCATCCTGATGAGCGACCGCGGCCTGCCGCAGAACTACCGCCAGATCCACGGCTTCGGCTCGCACACGTACTCGTTCATCAACGCCAACAACGAGCGCTTCTGGGTCAAGTTCCACTTCAAGTCGCAGCAGGGCATCGCCAACTGGACCAATGAAGAAGCGGCCAAGGTCGTGGCAACGGACCGCGAAAGCGCGCAGCGCGACCTGTTCGAGAACATCGAGCAAGGCAATTTTCCGCGCTGGAACCTGCGCGTGCAGGTCATGCCGGAGGCCGATGCGGCCAAGTACCACATCAATCCGTTCGACCTGACCAAGGTCTGGCCGCACAAGGACTACCCGCTGATCGACGTGGGCGTGCTCGAGCTCAACCGCAACCCGGACAACTACTTTGCCGAGGTCGAGCAGGTGGCGATGAATCCGGCCAATATCGTGCCGGGCATCGGCTTCTCGCCCGACAAGATGCTGCAGGGACGGCTGTTCTCGTACGGCGACACGCAGCGCTACCGCCTGGGGATCAACCACAACCAGATCCCGGTGAATGCACCGAAATGCCCGTTCCACAACAGCTTCCACCGTGACGGCGCGATGCGCGTGGACGGCAACCAGGGCGGCAAGCTCAACTATGAGCCCAACCGCGAAAGCGCCTACGCCGCCAGCGAACGCGCGATCGAGCCGCCGCTGGCACTGGATGGCGCCGCCGACCACTGGGACCACCGCGTCGACCCGGACTACTACAGCCAGCCCGGCGCGCTGTTCCGCCTGTTCGACGAGGGCCAGCGCCAGCGCCTGTTCGCCAATGTCGCGGCGGCCATGCAGGGCGTGCCTGAGGCGATCGTGCGCGTGCAGCTGGAGCACTTCACCAAGGCCGACCCGGCCTACGGCGAGGGCGTGAAGCGCGCGCTCAACCTGAAGTAA